The following are from one region of the Capsicum annuum cultivar UCD-10X-F1 chromosome 1, UCD10Xv1.1, whole genome shotgun sequence genome:
- the LOC107840674 gene encoding DEAD-box ATP-dependent RNA helicase 24 isoform X1 yields MSKRKFGFEGFGINRQTTYNFERNQPPQRLYVPPSSRSGGSSSHDNYEDTDLDNIDYDEHDAAGGGNNNNDGGDDEIDPLDAFMEGIHEEMKAAPPPKAKEKLDKYKDDVDDDPMESFLKAKKDVGLQLAADALHAGYNSDEEVYAAAKAVDAGLVEYDSDDNPIVVDKKKIESIPALDHSDIDYEPFNKDFYEEKPSISGMTDPEVNEYRASLAIRVSGFDVPRPIKTFEDCGFSVELTKAISKQGYEKPTPIQCQALPIVLSGRDIIGIAKTGSGKTAAFVLPMIVHIMDQPELQKEEGPIGVICAPTRELAHQIFVEAKKFSKSHGIRVSAVYGGMSKLDQYKELKAGCEIVVATPGRLIDMIRKKAFTMLRATYLVLDEADRMFDLGFEPQIRSIVGQIRPDRQTLLFSATMPRKVEKLAREILTDPVRVTVGEIGMANEDITQIVEVIPSDAEKLPWLLEKLPGLIDNGDVLVFASKKATVDEIESHLAQKGFRVAALHGDKDQVSRTETLQKFKSGIYHVLIATDVAARGLDIKSLKSVVNYDIAKDMDMHVHRIGRTGRAGDKDGTAYTLITHKEARFAGELANSLVAAGQNVSMELMDLAMKDGRFRSKRDARKGGGKRAKGRGGGSNRGVRGVDFGLGIGYNPESNNSPQSAAPSRSTAVNSLRTGMMAQFKSSFVAASSNSQNQGMNSTVGAFPNKNMALQGFVSGGTIGGNTNTSHISSTFTAATSGAYTSSQPARDGANQKSSESSKEKSRERRRPSGWDR; encoded by the exons ATGTCTAAGAGAAAATTCGGATTCGAAGGATTTGGCATTAATCGGCAAACAACTTACAACTTCGAGCGAAATCAACCTCCTCAGCGTCTCTACGTTCCACCATCTTCACGCTCCGGTGGTAGTAGTAGCCACGACAATTACGAAGATACCGACTTAGATAACATTGATTACGACGAACACGACGCTGCCGGAGGAGGCAATAACAATAAtgatggtggagatgatgagATAGATCCACTTGATGCTTTTATGGAAGGGATACATGAAGAAATGAAGGCTGCACCGCCTCCTAAGGCGAAAGAGAAGTTGGATAAGTATAAGGATGATGTGGATGATGATCCGATGGAGAGTTTTCTGAAAGCGAAGAAGGATGTTGGGTTACAATTGGCTGCTGATGCTCTTCATGCTGGTTATAATTCGGACGAGGAGGTTTATGCTGCAGCGAAGGCTGTTGATGCGGGATTAGTTGAGTACGATTCTGATGATAATCCGATTGTTGTTGATAAAAAGAAGATTGAGTCTATTCCTGCTTTGGATCATAGTGACATTGACTATGAGCCTTTCAACAAGGACTTTTACGAGGAAAAACCTTCTATTTCAG GTATGACCGATCCAGAAGTTAATGAATATAGGGCAAGCTTGGCGATTCGTGTATCAGGCTTTGATGTTCCAAGGCCAATTAAGACATTTGAAGACTGTGGTTTTTCTGTTGAGTTGACGAAAGCTATCAGTAAACAGGGATATGAAAAGCCTACACCAATACAGTGTCAAGCATTACCAATTGTGCTCTCTGGAAGAGATATTATTGGTATTGCTAAAACCGGGTCCGGTAAGACTGCTGCTTTTGTGCTTCCTATGATTGTTCACATCATGGATCAGCCTGAACTTCAGAAAGAAGAAGGTCCCATTGGAGTTATTTGTGCACCCACTAGGGAATTAGCACATCAAATATTTGTGGAGGCAAAGAAATTCTCGAAATCACATGGTATCCGTGTGTCTGCAGTTTATGGAGGAATGTCTAAATTGGATCAATACAAAGAACTAAAGGCAGGGTGTGAGATTGTTGTAGCTACTCCAGGAAGGTTGATAGATATGATTCGAAAGAAGGCATTTACAATGTTGAGAGCAACTTACCTAGTACTTGATGAGGCTGATCGAAtgtttgaccttggttttgagcCTCAGATAAGGTCCATTGTTGGTCAAATTAGACCTGATCGCCAAACATTGCTCTTTTCAGCTACTATGCCCCGCAAAGTTGAAAAGCTTGCCAGAGAAATATTGACGGATCCTGTAAGAGTTACTGTGGGTGAGATTGGCATGGCTAATGAGGACATTACGCAAATAGTTGAAGTGATTCCTTCAGATGCTGAAAAATTGCCTTGGCTTCTGGAAAAGCTCCCTGGACTGATTGACAATGGTGATGTTCTTGTCTTTGCTTCGAAAAAGGCAACAGTAGATGAGATTGAATCCCATTTGGCTCAGAAGGGATTTAGAGTTGCAGCTCTCCATGGTGACAAGGATCAAGTTTCTCGTACAGAGACACTGCAAAAATTTAAATCTGGCATATATCATGTTCTTATTGCAACTGATGTTGCTGCTCGTGGTCTTGACATCAAATCACTTAAGTCAGTGGTGAACTATGACATAGCTAAAGATATGGACATGCATGTTCACCGGATTGGGAGAACAGGTCGTGCTGGTGACAAAGATGGAACAGCCTACACTCTTATTACTCATAAGGAAGCGCGCTTTGCTGGCGAACTGGCAAACAGTTTGGTTGCTGCTGGTCAAAATGTGTCCATGGAACTAATGGACCTTGCTATGAAG GACGGGAGGTTCCGGTCCAAAAGGGATGCAAGAAAAGGAG GTGGAAAAAGGGCCAAAGGGAGGGGAGGAGGAAGTAATAGAGGCGTACGAGGTGTGGATTTTGGTCTAGGTATTGGATACAATCCTGAATCAAATAATTCTCCCCAGAGCGCTGCTCCGAGCCGTTCTACAGCTGTTAATTCCCTGAGGACAGGCATGATGGCACAATTTAAAAGTAGCTTTGTTGCTGCATCATCAAATTCTCAAAATCAAGGGATGAATAGCACAGTTGGCGCGTTTCCGAACAAGAACATGGCCTTGCAAGGCTTTGTTTCTGGTGGGACTATAGGTGGAAATACTAATACTTCACATATTAGTTCCACATTTACTGCTGCGACATCTGGGGCATATACTTCTAGTCAGCCAGCTAGAGATGGAGCTAACCAGAAGAGTTCAGAGAG TTCAAAGGAGAAGTCAAGAGAAAGACGGAGGCCTTCTGGTTGGGATCGTTGA
- the LOC107840674 gene encoding DEAD-box ATP-dependent RNA helicase 24 isoform X2, with amino-acid sequence MSKRKFGFEGFGINRQTTYNFERNQPPQRLYVPPSSRSGGSSSHDNYEDTDLDNIDYDEHDAAGGGNNNNDGGDDEIDPLDAFMEGIHEEMKAAPPPKAKEKLDKYKDDVDDDPMESFLKAKKDVGLQLAADALHAGYNSDEEVYAAAKAVDAGLVEYDSDDNPIVVDKKKIESIPALDHSDIDYEPFNKDFYEEKPSISGMTDPEVNEYRASLAIRVSGFDVPRPIKTFEDCGFSVELTKAISKQGYEKPTPIQCQALPIVLSGRDIIGIAKTGSGKTAAFVLPMIVHIMDQPELQKEEGPIGVICAPTRELAHQIFVEAKKFSKSHGIRVSAVYGGMSKLDQYKELKAGCEIVVATPGRLIDMIRKKAFTMLRATYLVLDEADRMFDLGFEPQIRSIVGQIRPDRQTLLFSATMPRKVEKLAREILTDPVRVTVGEIGMANEDITQIVEVIPSDAEKLPWLLEKLPGLIDNGDVLVFASKKATVDEIESHLAQKGFRVAALHGDKDQVSRTETLQKFKSGIYHVLIATDVAARGLDIKSLKSVVNYDIAKDMDMHVHRIGRTGRAGDKDGTAYTLITHKEARFAGELANSLVAAGQNVSMELMDLAMKVEKGPKGGEEEVIEAYEVWILV; translated from the exons ATGTCTAAGAGAAAATTCGGATTCGAAGGATTTGGCATTAATCGGCAAACAACTTACAACTTCGAGCGAAATCAACCTCCTCAGCGTCTCTACGTTCCACCATCTTCACGCTCCGGTGGTAGTAGTAGCCACGACAATTACGAAGATACCGACTTAGATAACATTGATTACGACGAACACGACGCTGCCGGAGGAGGCAATAACAATAAtgatggtggagatgatgagATAGATCCACTTGATGCTTTTATGGAAGGGATACATGAAGAAATGAAGGCTGCACCGCCTCCTAAGGCGAAAGAGAAGTTGGATAAGTATAAGGATGATGTGGATGATGATCCGATGGAGAGTTTTCTGAAAGCGAAGAAGGATGTTGGGTTACAATTGGCTGCTGATGCTCTTCATGCTGGTTATAATTCGGACGAGGAGGTTTATGCTGCAGCGAAGGCTGTTGATGCGGGATTAGTTGAGTACGATTCTGATGATAATCCGATTGTTGTTGATAAAAAGAAGATTGAGTCTATTCCTGCTTTGGATCATAGTGACATTGACTATGAGCCTTTCAACAAGGACTTTTACGAGGAAAAACCTTCTATTTCAG GTATGACCGATCCAGAAGTTAATGAATATAGGGCAAGCTTGGCGATTCGTGTATCAGGCTTTGATGTTCCAAGGCCAATTAAGACATTTGAAGACTGTGGTTTTTCTGTTGAGTTGACGAAAGCTATCAGTAAACAGGGATATGAAAAGCCTACACCAATACAGTGTCAAGCATTACCAATTGTGCTCTCTGGAAGAGATATTATTGGTATTGCTAAAACCGGGTCCGGTAAGACTGCTGCTTTTGTGCTTCCTATGATTGTTCACATCATGGATCAGCCTGAACTTCAGAAAGAAGAAGGTCCCATTGGAGTTATTTGTGCACCCACTAGGGAATTAGCACATCAAATATTTGTGGAGGCAAAGAAATTCTCGAAATCACATGGTATCCGTGTGTCTGCAGTTTATGGAGGAATGTCTAAATTGGATCAATACAAAGAACTAAAGGCAGGGTGTGAGATTGTTGTAGCTACTCCAGGAAGGTTGATAGATATGATTCGAAAGAAGGCATTTACAATGTTGAGAGCAACTTACCTAGTACTTGATGAGGCTGATCGAAtgtttgaccttggttttgagcCTCAGATAAGGTCCATTGTTGGTCAAATTAGACCTGATCGCCAAACATTGCTCTTTTCAGCTACTATGCCCCGCAAAGTTGAAAAGCTTGCCAGAGAAATATTGACGGATCCTGTAAGAGTTACTGTGGGTGAGATTGGCATGGCTAATGAGGACATTACGCAAATAGTTGAAGTGATTCCTTCAGATGCTGAAAAATTGCCTTGGCTTCTGGAAAAGCTCCCTGGACTGATTGACAATGGTGATGTTCTTGTCTTTGCTTCGAAAAAGGCAACAGTAGATGAGATTGAATCCCATTTGGCTCAGAAGGGATTTAGAGTTGCAGCTCTCCATGGTGACAAGGATCAAGTTTCTCGTACAGAGACACTGCAAAAATTTAAATCTGGCATATATCATGTTCTTATTGCAACTGATGTTGCTGCTCGTGGTCTTGACATCAAATCACTTAAGTCAGTGGTGAACTATGACATAGCTAAAGATATGGACATGCATGTTCACCGGATTGGGAGAACAGGTCGTGCTGGTGACAAAGATGGAACAGCCTACACTCTTATTACTCATAAGGAAGCGCGCTTTGCTGGCGAACTGGCAAACAGTTTGGTTGCTGCTGGTCAAAATGTGTCCATGGAACTAATGGACCTTGCTATGAAG GTGGAAAAAGGGCCAAAGGGAGGGGAGGAGGAAGTAATAGAGGCGTACGAGGTGTGGATTTTGGTCTAG